The Meriones unguiculatus strain TT.TT164.6M chromosome 6, Bangor_MerUng_6.1, whole genome shotgun sequence genome has a window encoding:
- the A4gnt gene encoding alpha-1,4-N-acetylglucosaminyltransferase translates to MLKELHLSVSLVLVFACGLLYKLTLRSHCFFACLPPFSSLGGLEDLLSNGRSIVFIETSERVEPPPLVSCAVESAAKIYPARPVIFFMKGLSNTTQLASNTSSPAFSLLSAIENVFFVPLNMKKLFEDTPLFSWYTKINSSAEKYWLHVSSDASRLAIIWKYGGIYMDTDVISIRPIPEKNFLAAQGSRYSSNGVFGFLPHHPFLWGCMENFVERYNSHIWGNQGPNLMTRMLRLWCRLEDFQELDDLKCLNISFLHPQRFYPIPYPEWRRYYQVWGTEPSFNASYALHLWNFMNKEGRTPVSGSNTLAENLYRKHCPKTYRVLIQRAEGTASREPGTGNR, encoded by the exons ATGCTGAAGGAACTTCACCTCTCCGTGTCCCTGGTCCTGGTGTTTGCCTGTGGCCTGCTATACAAGCTCACCCTGAGGTCTCACTGCTtctttgcctgcctgcctcccttctCGTCTCTAGGGGGGCTGGAAGACCTCCTGAGCAATGGACGGAGCATTGTGTTCATAGAGACCTCTGAGAGAGTGGAGCCGCCTCCTCTGGTCTCCTGTGCTGTGGAGTCCGCTGCCAAGATCTACCCTGCGCGGCCCGTCATCTTCTTCATGAAAGGGCTCAGCAACACCACACAGCTGGCTTCAAATACCAGCTCCccagccttctccctcctctcagccATTGAGAATGTTTTCTTTGTGCCTTTGAACATGAAAAAACTATTTGAAGACACGCCCTTGTTTTCTTGGTACACCAAA ATCAACAGCAGTGCAGAAAAATACTGGCTCCATGTCAGCTCCGACGCCTCCCGCCTGGCTATCATCTGGAAATACGGTGGCATCTACATGGACACTGATGTCATCTCCATCAGGCCCATCCCCGAGAAGAACTTCTTGGCAGCGCAGGGTTCCCGGTACTCCAGTAACGGGGTGTTCGGCTTCCTCCCCCACCACCCCTTTCTGTGGGGCTGCATGGAGAACTTCGTGGAGCGCTATAACTCGCACATTTGGGGCAACCAGGGACCCAACCTGATGACACGGATGTTAAGATTGTGGTGCAGACTTGAAGACTTCCAAGAGCTGGATGACCTGAAGTGTCTGAATATTTCATTCCTTCACCCTCAGAGATTTTACCCTATCCCCTACCCGGAGTGGAGGCGCTACTACCAGGTGTGGGGCACGGAGCCCAGCTTCAATGCCTCCTACGCGCTGCATTTGTGGAACTTCATGAACAAGGAGGGCAGGACCCCGGTTAGCGGAAGCAACACTCTGGCGGAGAATCTCTATCGAAAGCACTGTCCTAAGACGTACAGGGTTCTGATTCAACGCGCGGAAGGGACGGCGTCTAGGGAGCCAGGAACAGGCAACAGATAG